A region of Allocoleopsis franciscana PCC 7113 DNA encodes the following proteins:
- a CDS encoding RDD family protein, whose product MRFFNRVTLQTPESVELEFTLAGIGNRAYALLIDYLVWGLFLFGFLVTWAIFSTQLLEVLENLVGTNRQLELWLVAIQLLITFFIYVGYFVVFETLWQGQTPGKRLAKIRVICDDGKPIRLQQSTLRSLLRPVDDIFFLGVFFIVLGRREKRLGDWVAGTLVIQEEQPITSSSFPVSKEAETLVTQLLIDADFSGMLPEDFAVIREYLQRRAAMIPAARAELSRQLAHQSKEVIALEKVPKGVTANQFLEAVYLAYQRQSSNL is encoded by the coding sequence ATGCGATTTTTCAACCGAGTCACACTCCAAACTCCAGAAAGCGTTGAACTAGAATTTACCCTAGCAGGAATTGGAAATCGAGCTTATGCCCTGTTAATCGATTATTTGGTTTGGGGTTTATTTTTATTTGGATTTCTCGTTACTTGGGCAATATTCTCGACTCAACTCCTAGAGGTTCTCGAAAACTTAGTCGGCACGAACAGGCAACTAGAACTGTGGTTGGTAGCTATTCAATTATTAATTACTTTCTTTATTTATGTTGGTTACTTTGTTGTTTTTGAGACCCTATGGCAGGGTCAAACTCCCGGTAAACGCTTGGCCAAAATTCGTGTCATTTGCGATGATGGGAAACCGATTAGGCTACAACAATCTACACTGCGTTCATTACTACGACCTGTTGATGATATCTTTTTTCTAGGTGTCTTTTTCATTGTGTTAGGCAGGCGAGAAAAACGATTGGGAGATTGGGTGGCGGGAACTCTTGTGATTCAAGAAGAACAACCCATTACCTCTTCAAGCTTTCCCGTCTCTAAAGAGGCCGAAACTTTGGTAACCCAGCTCCTAATTGACGCTGATTTTTCGGGGATGTTACCCGAAGACTTTGCTGTAATTCGAGAATATTTACAGCGACGAGCGGCGATGATTCCTGCGGCGAGAGCCGAATTGAGCCGACAATTGGCTCATCAAAGCAAAGAGGTAATTGCCTTAGAAAAGGTGCCAAAAGGAGTCACGGCTAACCAATTTCTAGAGGCCGTATATCTGGCTTATCAGCGACAATCATCCAATTTATAA
- a CDS encoding putative quinol monooxygenase codes for MSNTRVRVVARVVALPDQVEEVKTILLGLIEPTRQEDGCIVYELLQNQKDPSDFTFVEEWESQELLNTHLATPHLTKAASQLQGLITAEPDIRVYQLLR; via the coding sequence ATGTCTAACACTAGGGTTAGAGTCGTAGCTCGTGTTGTCGCTCTTCCCGACCAAGTAGAAGAAGTTAAAACCATTTTGCTAGGACTCATCGAGCCAACACGCCAGGAGGACGGTTGCATTGTTTATGAGCTTTTGCAAAATCAAAAAGACCCAAGCGATTTTACATTCGTCGAGGAGTGGGAAAGTCAGGAACTGTTGAATACTCATCTGGCTACACCACACCTAACAAAAGCCGCTTCACAACTACAGGGTTTAATTACGGCTGAACCCGATATCCGCGTTTATCAGTTACTACGGTAG
- a CDS encoding DUF6176 family protein: protein MTEIQCLKIKFRRDKAEEAVRWVHSLKERQEEVAELLDAEGIRVESLFLERSGQDVYLYQYVRANSLEHAYEAFMKSQISISEETRQFIDEMWEDGQSLELVVDFERP from the coding sequence GTGACCGAGATTCAGTGTTTAAAAATTAAATTTCGTAGGGATAAAGCTGAGGAAGCCGTGCGTTGGGTACACTCTCTGAAAGAGCGCCAAGAAGAAGTTGCAGAATTACTTGATGCCGAAGGAATTCGGGTCGAGTCGTTGTTTCTCGAACGTTCTGGTCAAGACGTATATTTATATCAATACGTTCGAGCGAATAGTTTAGAACATGCCTACGAAGCCTTTATGAAATCGCAAATCTCCATCAGTGAAGAAACTCGACAATTTATTGATGAAATGTGGGAGGATGGTCAAAGTCTTGAACTAGTGGTAGATTTTGAACGTCCTTAA
- the gcvT gene encoding glycine cleavage system aminomethyltransferase GcvT — MAQSEASKPETSPTLLRTPLYPLAVEQKARLTAFSGWEMPVQFSGITAEHEAVRTSAGMFDISHMGKFAFKGRQVLESLQPFVPSDLKRLQPGEAQYTVLLNPQAGIIDDIIVYYQGENEAGEQRGMIIVNAATRTRDKAWLVANLEGTPVSLEDLSKEKVLIAVQGPQSVSQLQQFVKEKLTPIKAFGHLEGTVLGQPAFLARTGYTGEDGFEVMVDPEVGVELWRSLLSAGVTPCGLGARDTLRLEAAMALYGQDITETTTPLEAGLGWVVHLDTKGDFIGRSVLEQQKTNGVEKRLVGIEMQGRHIARHGYPVKHEGQVVGEVTSGTLSPTIGKAIALAYVPTPLSKMGQQLEVEIRGKTYPGVVVKKPFYRSQNRPPSK; from the coding sequence GTGGCTCAATCCGAAGCATCCAAACCCGAAACATCGCCCACCCTACTCCGCACCCCCCTCTATCCACTCGCCGTAGAACAAAAAGCCCGACTCACTGCCTTTTCCGGTTGGGAAATGCCTGTGCAGTTTAGTGGAATTACCGCCGAACATGAGGCGGTTCGCACTTCGGCGGGGATGTTCGATATCTCCCACATGGGAAAATTTGCCTTTAAGGGTAGGCAAGTGCTGGAATCTTTGCAGCCTTTTGTCCCTTCCGACCTAAAACGCTTGCAACCGGGTGAAGCTCAGTATACGGTTTTGTTGAATCCCCAAGCTGGCATCATTGATGACATCATTGTTTATTACCAGGGTGAAAATGAAGCGGGTGAGCAACGGGGCATGATCATTGTTAACGCCGCAACCCGAACCAGAGACAAAGCGTGGTTAGTCGCTAATCTGGAAGGGACTCCCGTTAGTTTAGAAGACCTCTCCAAAGAAAAAGTCTTGATTGCTGTGCAGGGGCCGCAATCTGTTTCACAACTTCAGCAATTTGTCAAAGAAAAATTAACCCCAATCAAAGCCTTTGGGCATTTAGAGGGAACAGTACTGGGTCAGCCTGCTTTTCTGGCTAGAACAGGCTACACCGGCGAGGATGGGTTTGAAGTCATGGTAGACCCAGAAGTTGGGGTAGAACTGTGGCGCAGCCTCCTGAGTGCGGGTGTCACGCCTTGTGGTTTAGGAGCCAGAGATACTCTACGATTGGAAGCGGCGATGGCACTCTATGGACAAGATATTACCGAAACCACAACTCCTTTAGAAGCTGGCTTAGGTTGGGTCGTTCACCTGGATACAAAAGGTGATTTTATCGGACGTTCGGTACTAGAGCAACAAAAAACGAATGGAGTCGAAAAACGCTTAGTCGGGATCGAGATGCAGGGGCGTCACATTGCGCGTCATGGTTACCCGGTCAAACATGAAGGGCAAGTGGTAGGAGAAGTGACGAGTGGGACACTATCACCCACAATAGGAAAAGCGATCGCACTGGCTTATGTTCCCACTCCCTTGTCGAAGATGGGTCAACAACTCGAAGTCGAAATTCGGGGTAAAACCTATCCAGGCGTCGTCGTCAAAAAACCTTTTTATCGATCCCAAAATCGTCCCCCCAGCAAATAG
- a CDS encoding DJ-1/PfpI family protein: MTGKKILMIVGDFVEDYEVMVPFQALQMVGHTVHAVCPEKKAGETVKTAVHDFEGDQTYSEKPGHNFQLNATFDEVVADNYDALVIPGGRAPEYIRLNEKVLEITRHFASTNKPIASICHGLQVLAAAGVLEGKSCTAYPACGPDVTRAGGLYTHIPPDEAMVDGNLVTAPAWPAHPKWLAAFLNVLGTKIEHQEMAAV; encoded by the coding sequence ATGACTGGAAAGAAAATTTTAATGATCGTCGGTGACTTTGTGGAAGACTATGAGGTGATGGTACCCTTCCAAGCCTTGCAGATGGTGGGTCACACGGTTCATGCGGTTTGTCCGGAGAAGAAAGCTGGGGAGACGGTAAAGACAGCGGTTCATGATTTTGAAGGTGACCAGACTTATAGTGAAAAACCGGGACACAACTTTCAACTCAACGCCACTTTTGATGAAGTGGTTGCCGACAATTATGATGCATTGGTGATTCCGGGTGGGAGGGCACCGGAATATATTCGCCTGAATGAGAAGGTGTTAGAAATTACCCGTCACTTTGCCTCGACGAATAAGCCGATCGCATCCATTTGTCACGGATTACAAGTTTTAGCGGCGGCGGGTGTCCTAGAAGGTAAAAGTTGCACCGCTTACCCTGCTTGTGGGCCAGATGTAACTCGTGCTGGGGGACTGTATACCCATATTCCACCGGATGAGGCAATGGTTGATGGTAATTTGGTAACTGCACCCGCATGGCCTGCACACCCTAAGTGGTTAGCCGCGTTTCTCAATGTTCTAGGGACTAAGATTGAACATCAAGAAATGGCTGCTGTTTAA
- the nadC gene encoding carboxylating nicotinate-nucleotide diphosphorylase, which produces MKTSTAVLPPFLVLDGLLNGWLLEDIGRGDRTTASLFASGSQTAKAQWIAKESGVIAGLPIAARVFQLLNPQVQFIPLIEEGSWCESLPEMPSERRPVIATIEGPLDALLTGERVALNLAMGLSGIATLTHKYVAQIADLPTQLVDTRKTTPGLRLLEKYATQVGGAVNHRMGLDDGVMIKDNHIAAAGGIGNAITQIRDRIPYPLTIEVETETLAQVREALEHQADIIMLDNMPLEMMRQAVQIIRENNNRIKIEASGNITLETIRAVAETGVDYISSSAPITRSPWLDLSMRISR; this is translated from the coding sequence ATGAAGACTTCAACGGCTGTACTGCCACCGTTTTTAGTACTCGATGGATTGTTGAACGGCTGGTTATTAGAAGATATTGGACGGGGCGATCGCACGACGGCAAGCCTTTTTGCCTCTGGTTCTCAAACTGCAAAGGCTCAATGGATTGCTAAAGAATCTGGGGTAATTGCAGGACTGCCGATCGCTGCACGGGTGTTTCAGTTGCTTAACCCACAGGTGCAATTCATACCCTTAATCGAAGAGGGTTCATGGTGTGAGAGCTTACCAGAAATGCCATCCGAACGCAGACCCGTTATTGCAACGATTGAAGGGCCTCTGGATGCGCTGTTAACGGGAGAGCGAGTCGCGCTAAATTTAGCCATGGGACTGAGCGGAATTGCCACGCTGACTCACAAATACGTCGCTCAGATTGCCGATTTACCCACTCAATTGGTAGACACGCGCAAGACAACGCCAGGGTTGAGGTTACTGGAAAAATATGCCACTCAAGTAGGCGGTGCAGTGAATCACCGGATGGGGTTGGATGATGGGGTCATGATTAAAGACAACCACATTGCCGCTGCCGGAGGAATTGGGAACGCTATTACCCAAATTCGCGATCGCATTCCCTACCCACTCACCATCGAAGTAGAGACAGAAACTCTCGCTCAGGTTCGAGAAGCGTTGGAGCATCAGGCTGACATTATCATGCTGGATAATATGCCACTAGAAATGATGCGACAAGCTGTGCAAATCATTCGAGAAAATAACAATCGCATCAAAATCGAAGCATCGGGTAATATTACCTTGGAAACCATCCGAGCCGTGGCAGAGACTGGAGTGGATTACATTTCCAGTAGTGCACCGATTACACGATCACCCTGGCTAGATTTGAGTATGAGAATCAGCCGTTAG
- a CDS encoding YqaE/Pmp3 family membrane protein translates to MNLLRIIIALFLPPVAVFTTVGVGPTLLINILLTLLGVLPGSIHAIWVIVKHEEQVARETGFQ, encoded by the coding sequence ATGAATTTACTCAGAATTATCATTGCTTTATTTCTTCCCCCGGTAGCTGTTTTCACGACAGTTGGAGTGGGACCGACGTTGCTGATTAATATCTTGCTGACTCTGCTAGGAGTCCTGCCTGGTAGCATTCATGCCATTTGGGTGATTGTCAAACATGAAGAACAAGTCGCAAGAGAAACAGGTTTTCAGTAA
- a CDS encoding phage holin family protein — translation MLGTFFTLLATALSLLVVDLVVPGVDLATFPAALIAAAVLGGVNSSVKPILSALSMPLNFVSLGAFSIVVNGLCFWLASLFVPGFRVSGLLAFILGPIILSFVNTFLSNYFAEKNPELKIGGVSSNTNQLDAARNSEVKMEVAQKNPNKVEA, via the coding sequence ATGCTTGGAACATTTTTTACATTATTAGCAACGGCGCTTAGCTTACTGGTTGTTGATTTAGTTGTTCCGGGAGTTGATCTGGCAACGTTTCCCGCTGCGTTGATTGCTGCTGCGGTGCTTGGAGGAGTTAACTCTTCTGTTAAGCCGATTCTGTCAGCGCTATCAATGCCATTAAACTTTGTCAGCCTGGGAGCATTTTCAATAGTTGTTAACGGACTCTGCTTTTGGCTAGCGTCACTCTTCGTACCTGGATTTAGGGTGAGTGGTTTATTAGCGTTTATCCTAGGCCCCATCATCTTGTCTTTTGTGAACACGTTCTTGAGCAATTACTTTGCTGAAAAGAACCCCGAACTCAAGATTGGTGGTGTTTCAAGCAACACTAATCAGTTGGACGCGGCACGGAATTCTGAAGTTAAGATGGAAGTGGCTCAGAAAAATCCTAACAAAGTTGAAGCATAA
- a CDS encoding SDR family oxidoreductase, which yields MTLAKTTKPTPKQKQSSGSKSDMMQQKHIDELKDTLTAQGRGKLCNKVALIVGGDSGIGRAVAIAFAKEEADIAIIYRNAREDAKKTQTMVEEQGRSCLLIGGDVEDEQFCQQAVQKAIDQFGKIDILVNNAAEQQSPKSPENISIDELERTLQSNLCPMFYMTNAALPYLQEGSTIINTTSVTASQGNQQSLNYTSNKGAILTFTRSLSQSLQDKGIRVNGVAPGPVWTMLVPSNLSADRVKSIGDKMPMGVESHPEEIAQSVVFLASEEASYMAGQVLFTQSMPC from the coding sequence ATGACATTAGCAAAAACAACGAAGCCAACACCGAAACAGAAGCAAAGTTCTGGCAGTAAATCGGACATGATGCAGCAAAAACACATTGATGAGTTGAAGGATACATTAACAGCTCAGGGGAGGGGCAAGTTATGTAACAAGGTAGCGTTGATTGTTGGTGGAGATAGTGGGATAGGGCGTGCAGTGGCTATCGCATTTGCCAAAGAAGAAGCTGATATCGCGATCATCTACCGCAATGCTAGGGAAGATGCCAAAAAAACCCAAACAATGGTAGAGGAACAGGGGCGCTCCTGCCTTTTGATTGGCGGTGATGTTGAAGATGAACAATTCTGCCAGCAGGCCGTACAAAAAGCTATTGATCAGTTTGGCAAAATTGATATTTTGGTGAATAATGCCGCTGAACAGCAGTCGCCAAAAAGTCCAGAAAACATCAGCATTGACGAGCTAGAGCGTACTTTACAAAGTAATCTCTGCCCGATGTTTTATATGACTAATGCCGCACTTCCTTACCTCCAAGAGGGAAGTACTATCATCAACACCACCTCTGTAACTGCATCCCAAGGTAACCAACAATCCTTAAACTATACCTCTAACAAGGGAGCCATTCTGACCTTTACTCGTTCCTTATCTCAATCATTGCAAGATAAAGGAATTCGAGTTAACGGTGTTGCACCTGGCCCTGTCTGGACAATGCTGGTTCCTTCTAATTTATCCGCTGATAGAGTTAAATCAATCGGCGATAAGATGCCAATGGGAGTAGAGAGTCACCCCGAAGAAATTGCCCAAAGTGTGGTCTTTTTAGCCTCAGAGGAGGCTTCTTACATGGCAGGTCAAGTACTGTTTACCCAAAGTATGCCCTGTTAA
- a CDS encoding SDR family oxidoreductase, which yields MTQAKQKQELQPPQHQDQRPGSESKMTPKPQAQGSNYRAAGKLEGKVALITGGDSGIGRSVAILYAKEGADVAIMYLSEDKDAEETKRLVEAEGKRCVMLKGDVGDEQFCQQAVQQTVQELGQLDILINNAAEQHPQESIEKITAEQLERTFRTNIFGMFFMAKAALPHLKEGSAIINTTSVTAYKGNPQLLDYSSTKGAIVAFTRSLSKSLVEKKIRVNGVAPGPIWTPLIPSTFPEEKVESFGAQVPMHRAGQPEEVAPCYVFLASDDSSYMSGQILHPNGGEVVNA from the coding sequence ATGACTCAAGCTAAACAAAAACAGGAATTACAACCACCGCAACACCAAGATCAGCGACCGGGTAGCGAATCTAAAATGACACCCAAACCCCAGGCACAGGGTTCTAATTACCGGGCAGCGGGGAAATTAGAAGGCAAAGTGGCACTGATTACGGGTGGCGATAGCGGAATTGGTCGTTCAGTCGCAATCCTTTACGCTAAAGAAGGAGCCGATGTAGCAATCATGTACCTCAGCGAAGACAAGGATGCAGAGGAAACGAAGCGACTGGTGGAAGCTGAAGGCAAGCGCTGTGTGATGCTCAAGGGGGATGTAGGAGACGAGCAGTTCTGCCAACAAGCGGTGCAGCAAACGGTTCAGGAGTTGGGACAGCTAGATATCCTGATTAACAACGCAGCAGAACAGCATCCCCAAGAGAGCATTGAGAAGATTACTGCCGAGCAACTAGAGCGCACCTTCCGAACCAATATTTTTGGTATGTTTTTTATGGCCAAAGCGGCTCTACCCCACCTGAAGGAAGGTAGTGCCATCATCAATACCACGTCTGTCACTGCCTACAAAGGCAATCCTCAACTGTTGGACTACTCTTCTACTAAGGGTGCAATTGTTGCCTTTACTCGTTCTCTATCAAAATCCTTAGTTGAGAAGAAAATTCGCGTGAATGGTGTGGCTCCCGGCCCCATCTGGACTCCCTTAATTCCCTCCACATTTCCTGAGGAAAAGGTGGAGAGCTTTGGCGCACAAGTACCCATGCACCGTGCTGGACAACCTGAAGAAGTTGCCCCTTGTTATGTATTCTTGGCTTCGGATGACTCTTCCTATATGTCAGGTCAAATTCTCCATCCCAATGGTGGTGAAGTCGTGAACGCCTAG
- a CDS encoding ArsR/SmtB family transcription factor encodes MSQISPTALTQMADYFKVLSEVSRLQILCCLKDGTKNVTDIIEATGLGQANVSKHLKILTQAGIVVRQPQGVSVFYQIADLTIFELCRVVCDQLAVKLEEKSQQLELLDTFKKF; translated from the coding sequence ATGTCACAGATTTCCCCAACAGCCCTTACCCAGATGGCTGACTATTTTAAGGTTTTGTCTGAGGTCAGTCGGCTTCAGATTTTATGCTGCCTCAAAGATGGCACCAAAAATGTTACCGATATTATCGAAGCCACAGGACTAGGACAGGCGAATGTCTCGAAACACTTGAAAATTTTGACTCAAGCGGGGATTGTGGTTCGTCAACCTCAGGGAGTCAGCGTATTTTATCAGATTGCTGACTTGACCATTTTTGAGTTGTGTAGGGTCGTCTGCGATCAATTGGCTGTAAAACTAGAGGAAAAATCTCAACAGTTAGAACTACTCGATACCTTCAAAAAATTTTAG
- a CDS encoding cytochrome b N-terminal domain-containing protein — protein MKNVPYSFVLRRLATILAIAILALSLLAAITGILLSFYYEPTAGGAYNSLKMIKFEIPNGWLIQRIHEIAGNGLIGVSLIEIVVMFLGEKFRPSWLTAWISGILLTLTAIALSWTAMLLDWTQVGYWRFQIELGTLEAIPIIGSLLRTILTGGGAVNTVTVAHLYTLHSYVLSIGALILAIIHLGGLLIQEKEEKQVLQETQANLSLSE, from the coding sequence ATGAAAAATGTACCGTACAGCTTCGTACTTCGGCGATTGGCTACTATTCTGGCTATCGCTATTCTGGCTTTGAGCCTACTGGCAGCTATCACAGGAATTCTTTTATCCTTCTATTACGAACCTACAGCAGGCGGAGCTTATAATTCCCTGAAGATGATCAAATTTGAGATTCCCAATGGTTGGCTGATTCAGCGTATTCATGAAATAGCTGGAAATGGCTTAATTGGAGTTTCTTTGATAGAAATTGTGGTGATGTTTCTGGGTGAAAAATTTCGCCCTAGCTGGCTCACGGCTTGGATCAGCGGAATTTTGTTAACTTTAACCGCGATCGCCTTAAGCTGGACAGCCATGCTGCTCGATTGGACACAGGTGGGATATTGGCGTTTTCAAATCGAGTTAGGGACATTAGAAGCCATCCCAATTATCGGTTCCCTGCTGCGAACCATCCTAACCGGCGGTGGAGCCGTGAATACCGTAACCGTCGCGCACCTGTACACGTTGCATAGTTATGTTCTATCCATTGGGGCGCTGATTCTGGCGATTATTCATTTGGGGGGTTTACTGATACAGGAGAAAGAGGAAAAGCAGGTACTTCAAGAAACACAGGCTAATCTCTCGTTATCGGAATAA